The Helianthus annuus cultivar XRQ/B chromosome 11, HanXRQr2.0-SUNRISE, whole genome shotgun sequence region TCACCGGCATTTCATTACCAATCTTATGGCTTCATGCTCTTGTGATTGTCAACGCCAAAAGCTAAGTTTCAACATTAACACTACTCACTAcacaattattcgacccgtttggctcgtttATGGAATCCTCCATTATAACGACTACCAAACGTTTCTTAGTCGAATCTTGACTTATTAAATCAAATAGTGAACAATATCACTTCGACTATTATTAACCTTCATACCAAAACACTATCATGAACAATTAACGTATCCAAATTACATGTTGTAACATaacaagttacatacctttaaagCAAGCCCTTCAAACGTGCGTCCACACCGGTTTGCCCGCTCGATGCTCCggcttcctttcctatagagttcaatcaccttatgtttagaactcctttttaAATCATACATCGCATAATTTGCCGAAACATCTCAAATATGCgtttaactttaaatttcagttttaagccttctttgaggcatttatacaaacactttaagggcagaattttataTCTTTTATGTTCTAATTCATGGCTTGTCACTTAGCCTAGATTAACAAACATTGAGCTATCACATATAGAATTAAACATCTTACTTTTCAGAATTCAGTTTCTATGAATCAATTTACACTAGGATAGCcttctaaaccctagtgttcatcattttctcacAAAACCCATGAACCACCTTCAATGTGTTCATGAAATTTCCTGAATTTAGACATGATTCCACATGatgttgtctaggttttactcctagacactatatcatcccTATTCTATCCAAATAACAAACATGCAACATCTAATTTCAGATTTtccaaattcatgagaaatctATTCAGAGAatttttcatcaaattttacatgCCTTGTAACCCTCTTGcagtgaggatcactaatcttagctcggatttcgttttggatcAAATTTGAACATTCAATTGATGAGTTTTGTGGATATTAGGGTTTTGGAGAACCTGGTCGCCCCCTCCCTCTTGTCTGGTTCGATCTCAGCACATTAAGTGTGTttgagtttttaatttttttgttttattagtATTAGTTTCAATTTTAAACACTTTCAGCCCCTCAACTATCATTTGGTTCTAATTTCTAGTGTTTTAACCCATTGTAAGTCACTACAAGGCCTTTACCTAACTAGGTTATTTCAATCCCAGTTAGTTGACTAGTTTATTTAGCAGCATTATATTCAAAATAAATGATTtgcattttcggggtgttacacaattTCGCGGGTTCATGAAAGTATGTTAAATGTttataaattatacatattttCCTACCCAAACTTCCCCGTTAATTTAAGTACTTTTTATTAGAAAACAGATGATTTTATCCTTATTTGTTTCACATTTGTTATTAGAAGTCCTAGATGCAACAAGAATAAGACATAAGCAATTTAGAGCTTAAGTGAAAGAAAATCCTGAAGAAACATGAAACAATTAAAAAGGGAAAAAACATTGGCATGCTTTCAACTTAGTCAGTGACCAACTTAGTCACTGACCAACACTTGTTATTGGTTGAGGTACATAAAAATTATGGAATTACAAAGCAGCATATTATtgctaaaaaaaaactaaccaacACTTGTTAGTTAAAAACTTTAGTTACAAACCCATTGACAAAGAAAAAGCTAAATATAAGGCTTCCATATAGAAACATGAGGTAGACAATGTTGTTTCAACACTCATGATTCAAAATCACATGATAAGATAACTTAAAAAGCATATAAATTGATTTTAAGCGTTTATATTAAGCTTTTATCtatatatctatctatctatatctatatctatatactaTATAAAGCATTTCACATGTACAAAAATATAATTTCCATATAATTTTTTAAGACATCAACCCAAAAGTCTGTTTTGTTTCTCTAATTTTTCATCCATTCTCCCAAATTTGCCCCCCAATTGAATGTCATCAAACCTAATTGATGAATGAAGCTGAAGAGTCAATGTCGTTGCTAAGTTCCCCAATCGATTCATTGTGCAGAGACTACATCATATTCCCTTAATAAGTTCAAATTTCATTCCAAAACCCCCAAAAACCCTGAACCCAATCAACCGTGTGTCGTCACAAGGGTTTTGCACATCAGTAGCGATGATCGGAAGGAGGTTTATTTGGTTTCTCAGGCACaatccttcttcttcttccagGTATCAATTAATAGATATGTAATGAAATTAATTCCAATTCATAATATAACCCCAATCTCAAAACTAATATTAATGTCAGTGTGATTTGTTTAATTACAACAGTTCGGTGAAATCAGGGGTTGAGGAGGAAGCAAAGCCAAAATCATGGGGCCGGAGAGTTGTTTCCGGTGGGTTTATATGTGTGACTAGTGGTGTTGCTTTGAGTGCTCTTGATGATCTTTTCATTTATCATGGTTGTAGCAGGTATAATCAGTTGTTGTTTGTTATTTTGACTATTTGACTTATCCTCTGATATGTTATATATGTAGAGGAAATAGAATTATTGTGTGTATTTGTGGGAAGTTTACATTAGTTTTGTGTTAGGATGTTGGTTTTGAAATGCGGTGATGAGATCGCGTCACTGCAGTTGATGCGTGCATCGAGGCGACACCATATGCATATAATTAGTATTTGAACAATTTAGACTGTCGATTTAACAAATCTGACTATTGATTGAGCGATGGTTTTGAGTATTTATTTACACATAATAGACCATTGATTTGGCAAAAATTTGACTAGATATGATGGGATATAAGGATATCTTATATGTAGATGTATAAAAGTTAACAACTTGTTAAAATATGatctataaatattttttttagtatttttactATCTTATACGGAGAAGGGTACCGCCCATGTTTGGGGTTTAGTTTGAAGCATCGAAGGCGGTCGGTTAAGATTGTGAATGAGAAGAAGAGGTTTAAGATTGTAGAACAAGGCGCAACTGGTAATCATTGCCCATAATGTTGATCCAATTGAATTGGTTGTCTGGCTTCCGGCACTCTGCAGAATGATGGAAATCCCCTACTGTATTGTGAAAGGGAAATTACGATTAGGAGCCGTACGTGTTCTGCatattatatatagttttttgCTGCTTTAATTGTTTCAGttagaataaaaaaaacaaataatttttgtattttcagattGTTCACCAGAAAACCGCTGCAGCACTGTGTTTGACTACAGTCAAGAACGAAGATAAAATGGAATTCAGCCGGATTTTGGAGGCTGTCAAGGTACATCTCAAGTGATTTTATATAAACTTTTATTGTAAAGTTATGGTTGATTTAAAATTATtctttttgttattttgatgttCTAGGCAAACTTCAATGACAAGTATGAAGAGTACAGGAAGAAGTGGGGTGGTGGAAT contains the following coding sequences:
- the LOC110891912 gene encoding 60S ribosomal protein L7a-2; this encodes MMEIPYCIVKGKLRLGAIVHQKTAAALCLTTVKNEDKMEFSRILEAVKANFNDKYEEYRKKWGGGIMGSKSQAKTKAKERVLAKEAAQRTN